TGTTCAAGATAAGGTTCAAATGCTTCAATCGAAACTTTCAACGTTGGGTCGGCATCCAACCCCCAGATTTCTTGCGAGTCGAATTTCACCGTGTAGAGCCACTGAGGATCGTCGCCTTTGCCCGACGCTACTGAGTCAGGAAACGCGTGGGTACCGTGGATGCGCTCGACCACCCCGACGTGGCCGCGGGCGTAGCGCGGCAGGCGCGTGTGGGTCTGCGGGTGAATATTTTTGGTCCGGACGCGGTCGCCGATCTTGAACTGCGCCGGCCCTTGGGCCGGTCGATAAAACGAGCCGCGCTTGGTGACCTTATCGATGTCGGCGATTGCGAACGGGCCGCGAGTTCGATTTTTCGCCGGACGCAGGGCGTGACCGGCCTCGACTTCGTCGGCGTCTATCAATCCCTTCTCGATGAGCAGGTTTTGATTGCGCACGAACCACTTCTCGTAATAAGGGCGGCTCAAATAAAAACTCGGCGCCATCATTTCAATGGCGTAGCGGCTGGTGTCGATGGTCCAGGCACGAAAAACACCGATGGCGCGGCTCATCGCCAGCACGCGCCCTTCCCAGCGATGATGAAAAACCGGCTCGTTGGGCTCGGGCTGGACTTTGCCGAACCCGTCCATGCCGCCCATGTCGTGTACGCCGTCCATCACTTCACCTCGCTCGGATTTTTCGCCAGCCGGGCGCCAATCATGCTGTCGCGAGTTACCAGTTTGGCGAGCCGTTCCTCGCTCCAACCTTCGGTGCCAGCGGGCCGCATCGGCACGACCATGTAACGGGTCTCCGCCGTCGAATCCCAAACCCGAATCTCTGTCTGGGCCGGCAGCGTCACTCCGAAATCCGCCAGCACTCCACGCGGATCTTTCACCACGCGCGAGCGGTAAGGAAACGACTTGTACCAGGCCGGCGGCAAGCCAAGCACGTCGGTCGGATAACAGGAGCAAAGCGTGCAAACGATTATGTTGTGCTGCTGCGGCGTGTTCTCAACGGCGACCAAATGTTCGCCAACGCGCCCCACCTGCTCAGCAATCGTCGCCGCCGCCTTGCTGGCGTCTTCCAACAATGCCTTGCGAAACCCGTCATCGACCCACGCCTTGGCAACGACCTGCGCGCCGATGTGCGGCCCAATTTTGGTCTCGTAGAGCTCGACGATGCGGTCGAGGGCCGCAGTCTCAATGTAGCCCTTCTCGACAAGAATCGTCTCGAGCGCGCGCACCCGGAGGTCCATCTCGGTCAGCGTCGAGCCTTCATTGTGATCGTGATCATGTGTTTCCATAGGTGAAATATAGCTAAGGAGAGCCGCTTCCTGCAATCAGTAATTGATGGGTATCGCTGCGCTCAACCCATCCTACACTTGTATGAATCAGTGAAACACACTGCCGCCATCGACGACAATCGCCTGGCCGGTCATGAAATCGCTGTCGGAGGAGCAGAGAAACACTAGAGTTCCCATCAAGTCCTCCGGCGTTTGCAGCCGTTTGATGGAGCGCTCCTTGAGCTGCAGCTCGGTCAGCGCTTTGGGCGCGTTTTGGCCTTCGTGTTCGACCAGGCCGGGAGCGATGGCGTTGACGCAAATGCCGAACTCGCCGACTTCGCGGGCCAGCGAACGGGTCATGCCGATCAGCGCGGCTTTCGATGCAACATAATGCAAGAAATTCGGCGTGCCCCAGTAAGCCGTCGATGACGAGATGTTGATGATCTTGCCGCTCTTCTGCTCTTTCATTTGCGGAAATACCGCCTTAGCGCAGAGAAACGGGCCTTTGATGTTGACCGCCGAAACTTTGTCCCACTCCTCGGCGCTGATCTCGTAGAAGGGATGGCGATGGATGGCGATAAAAATCGCGGCGTTGTTGACTAGGATATCAATGCGGCCAAACGCTTTGACAGCTTCGGTCGCCATGCGGTTGGTGTCAGTTTCACTCGACACGTCAACTTTGAGCGCCAGCGCTTTGCCGCCCTTGGCGCGAATCTCGTTGGCCACCGGCTCGCCGTCGAGCACGTCGGCGATCACGATTGCCGCCCCCTCTTCTGCCAAACGCCGGCAATACGCTGCGCCGATATGGCGCGCACCGCCGGTGACGATGGCGACTCGCCCCGCCAGTCTCATACCAGCCCCTTCAGATGCTCGCGAAAATCCACCGGCTTCCACCATGGCTTCATGCCGAGCGATTCGGCGATAACTTTAGCGGCGTTGTAGCCCGGCGCGCCGGTGATGTTGCCGCCGGGGTGGCAAGACGAACCGCACAGGAACAGGCCGTCAATCGGTGTCTTGTACTGGCCCCAGCCACGGAACGGACGATTTTCCAGCGCTTGATCGCCGCTGTATTCGCCGACCATCCAATCGCCGCAGTACATGTTCTTGTCGTGACGCTCGATGTCAAGCGGCGTGGTCGAGTCGGTGGAGAGAATATTATTGTCATCTAGGTTAGGCGCGAACTTCTGCCAGATGGCAAGCTGCTTTTTGAACCAATCGTCGCGCGCCTTGTCCCAATTCAACGGGTTGCCCCAAAGATTGTAGGTCATGAGCTGCCACATGAACGCCGTCGCTTTGCCCGGCGGCGCCTGGGTTGGATCGTGAAACGACGGCGTCGCGCCGTTCATAAACGGCTTGCGCGGCAATTGGCCGGTGCGGCAGTCTTCGAACAGATTCACCAGATCCTGATATTCCTCTAACCCGACGATATGCATGAATGAACCCGCGACCTCGGGATGTTTTTCTTCGGTGATGTATTTGGGCCGTTCGTTCAACGCCAGATTGACCGCGAAGATCGGCGTCGTTTTTGAAAACCGGAAATTGCTCGCCAGCTCGGCAAACTTGTTATCGAGATTCTCCCTGCCGACGAGCTTGATGAAAGTCTCCACCGGATTGACGTTGGACGCGACGAACTTGCGCGCGTTGATCACCGTGCCGTCTTCCAGCACCACCGCGGTGGCTTGCCCTTTGTCGACGAGAATTCTTTCGACGCCGTTGGCCTCGATATAGTCGACATGATTGTGCGACATCATGTGCGCAAGATTGTCGCCGAGCGCGTGCGACGTGCCGCGGCAGAGCTGCGGATTGACGCCCCAGGCGATCATCGCAGGGATCAAGTAGCCGGTCTTCGGCGCGTCTAATTCGTAGCCGCGCATGACACCGAGAAAACCGATAAAAGCACGGACGCGCGGATGTTCGAAGTGTTTCAATACAAATTCTTCCGGGGTGGTCTCGAAGTATTTCAAATACTCGCGGCCCTCCGGTGTCTTCTCCAGCAGCGGCTTTTTCTCTTCGAAGGGCAGCGGCACAGCGTAGGTCTCGGTGAAGACGATCTTCTGCACCACCGGCTGCCAGCGCGTCCAGATATCGATAAAGGACGCGGCGTCTTTCTTCGAGAGGCACTCGATGGTCTCGACGGTCTTCTTCACGTCGGCAAACCAGCCGAGATAGGTCTTGTCGAGAAAGTGATGCACCACGCCCGGATCGGGCCGATAGTAGTGAATGCCGAAGTTCTCCAGCTCCAAATCTTTGTACCACGGCAGCATCATCAAACCGCGGTGAAAAACGGAATGAATGTTGTGCCAAAAGCCGGGATAGTTGCGGTCCTCGTGGGAGTCGAGCCCACCGCCCACTTCCATGTTCTTCTCGACGACCATGATCTTGAGGCCGCACTTGGCCAGGTAGCCAGCGCAGATCATGCCGTTGTGGCCGGCGCCGATGATTACGCCGTCGTATTCTAGGAGTTTTGCCATAACAGTCTCGATGATCGAATCAGGTTTTTGTCATACCGGTCCCTCGATTTAGCTCAGGGTAAACATGGCCGGTATCCATCATGCAAGTTTGCGCTTCGAACGTGGATGCCGGCCTGCGCCGGCATGACGGACTGCTGAAAATGCTGTTGTTGAAACACCTCACAACCCCAAATCCTGTCTCATCACCTTCCAACAATTGTATCCCGAGCCGGCGATGACCGCGTCGGCGGGATGCATCGATACGCCAACCTGGTACAAGCCCTTGATCGGCGTGCGGTAGTCTGAAATCTGCTCGATGGGCCGCATCGCGCCCATTTGCTCGGGAACTTTTCTTGCGCCCCAGACCGAGCCGCGGCGCATGCTCGGCCAGCGGCCCGCCATGTAGAACGGCTCCATGGCGACCTTCATGGTGATGTTTTCGTCAGTCAGATTGGTCGCGTAGCGACGCCAAATTTTCAGCACCGATTCCATGAATCCGTTCTTGAGCTTCACCCAATCTTCTGGCTTTTTGCCTTTCAATTGAAACGGCACCGGTAAATAAACCGACGCCGCATGCTTCCCGGTCGGCGCCTGCAACGAATCGAATGCCGTCGGACAGATCGCATGCAAACAGGCATGCGCGGGAAACTCACCCGCGCGAATTTCTTGCCACATCGCCTCGATATCCGCCGGCTTCTCTGGTCCGATATTGACGTTCATCGCCTGGCCGACGGCAGGATCATTGGCCTCATGCAGCGCGTAGCGCACCGGTGCCTTGAGCGCGAGGTGCACTTGAAAATAGGAAAACTCATCGAGCTGAATGTCTTTCACTCGCTCGTAAAACGTCCGCGGCAAATAATCTTCGCCGACCATGTCGACGAGTGTCGTGTATGGGTCCGAGTTAGAAACGACCGCCAACCGCGCCTTCCATTCGCGCCCGTCGCGCAGCCTCACGCCGACAGCCTTGCCATTGTCGTCGACAAGAATCTTCTCGACGTGATGCACGGCGCGAATCTGCCCGCCGCTGTGCACGTAGGCGCGCTGTAACACTTGGGCGATCGAATGCGATCCGCCGCGCGCCAGCTCAGGCTTTTCGTCGCCGGCAATCATTTTTAAGACTTCGATGCCGCCGCCACGGTAATCGACCCCAACGCCGCGCGGGATCGCCATCTGCGACAGCACCAGCGTCTTCACCGCGTTGTTCTCGAACAACACATCGACAACTTGGCGCGGCGTCAACTGCCACAAACGGCGAAACTCCTTGCCGTCTGGCTCGCCGTCCAGCTTTTGCAAGAACGCCGCGCCCTCAGCCGGCAACTGGTAGTAGAACGGAATTAAGTATTCACGGATGAGCCTGTGAAAGCGATCATGAGTCTGAGGCCAGGTCGCAGCGTCTTTGGATGAGAACTTTTGGATGCCGGCGACGGTGCCATCCAACGATTGGTGACGCGAAATCGACCGTCCATCCGTAAGCAGCAGCGAACTCACCACCGGCGGTGAAACAAAATCGGCGTGGTGGCCATTTTCCCATTGTAACTCTTTCCACGGCGGCGAGACTTCCCGGTTGTCCTGAAAGTAAGCGAGGGTGTTGTGCCAATAGCCCGGCAGCGTGATCTCTTCACTGGCCAGCCGCCCGCCGTTTTCCAGACGCGACTCGCAGATAACGGTTTTTAGTCCCGCCTTGCCAAGATAGGTGCCAAGGGCAAAGTTATTTTGCCCGGCACCGATGAGAATCACATCCCATGCGCTATCGACCATTGGAACTCTCCAACCAGAGAGGAGTAAGGAGTTTCCGATCCGAGTCTCCTCACTCCTCACTTATTACTCATTACTGCAAGAACATCTTCCTGTACTCCGCCATTTTCTCCTTGAGCTCGCCGCGCCCCATATTGAGCATTTCCACCAGCTCAATCTTATCTGCGTCCACAAGCGGCGGATAGATCCCCTTGCGGGTGACGAACTCGCCCAGCCCAGCCATGATTTTCAAACTTTCCTCACCAAGAAAATAATCGACAAAGGCCCGGGCCGCATTGGGATGCTGCGGCTTGGCGGATATGGCGAGCGACTGGCCGTCGCCCATGAATTTGCCCAAACGAACATAATCGAGCGGCACACCCTTCTTGCCGTAGAAAATCACGTTCTTCAGAAACGCGACGCCGATCGCCGCCTCGCCGGTG
This sequence is a window from Deltaproteobacteria bacterium. Protein-coding genes within it:
- a CDS encoding NAD(P)/FAD-dependent oxidoreductase; amino-acid sequence: MAKLLEYDGVIIGAGHNGMICAGYLAKCGLKIMVVEKNMEVGGGLDSHEDRNYPGFWHNIHSVFHRGLMMLPWYKDLELENFGIHYYRPDPGVVHHFLDKTYLGWFADVKKTVETIECLSKKDAASFIDIWTRWQPVVQKIVFTETYAVPLPFEEKKPLLEKTPEGREYLKYFETTPEEFVLKHFEHPRVRAFIGFLGVMRGYELDAPKTGYLIPAMIAWGVNPQLCRGTSHALGDNLAHMMSHNHVDYIEANGVERILVDKGQATAVVLEDGTVINARKFVASNVNPVETFIKLVGRENLDNKFAELASNFRFSKTTPIFAVNLALNERPKYITEEKHPEVAGSFMHIVGLEEYQDLVNLFEDCRTGQLPRKPFMNGATPSFHDPTQAPPGKATAFMWQLMTYNLWGNPLNWDKARDDWFKKQLAIWQKFAPNLDDNNILSTDSTTPLDIERHDKNMYCGDWMVGEYSGDQALENRPFRGWGQYKTPIDGLFLCGSSCHPGGNITGAPGYNAAKVIAESLGMKPWWKPVDFREHLKGLV
- a CDS encoding 3-oxoacyl-ACP reductase FabG; translation: MRLAGRVAIVTGGARHIGAAYCRRLAEEGAAIVIADVLDGEPVANEIRAKGGKALALKVDVSSETDTNRMATEAVKAFGRIDILVNNAAIFIAIHRHPFYEISAEEWDKVSAVNIKGPFLCAKAVFPQMKEQKSGKIINISSSTAYWGTPNFLHYVASKAALIGMTRSLAREVGEFGICVNAIAPGLVEHEGQNAPKALTELQLKERSIKRLQTPEDLMGTLVFLCSSDSDFMTGQAIVVDGGSVFH
- the nthB gene encoding nitrile hydratase subunit beta translates to MDGVHDMGGMDGFGKVQPEPNEPVFHHRWEGRVLAMSRAIGVFRAWTIDTSRYAIEMMAPSFYLSRPYYEKWFVRNQNLLIEKGLIDADEVEAGHALRPAKNRTRGPFAIADIDKVTKRGSFYRPAQGPAQFKIGDRVRTKNIHPQTHTRLPRYARGHVGVVERIHGTHAFPDSVASGKGDDPQWLYTVKFDSQEIWGLDADPTLKVSIEAFEPYLEHV
- a CDS encoding NAD(P)/FAD-dependent oxidoreductase, producing the protein MVDSAWDVILIGAGQNNFALGTYLGKAGLKTVICESRLENGGRLASEEITLPGYWHNTLAYFQDNREVSPPWKELQWENGHHADFVSPPVVSSLLLTDGRSISRHQSLDGTVAGIQKFSSKDAATWPQTHDRFHRLIREYLIPFYYQLPAEGAAFLQKLDGEPDGKEFRRLWQLTPRQVVDVLFENNAVKTLVLSQMAIPRGVGVDYRGGGIEVLKMIAGDEKPELARGGSHSIAQVLQRAYVHSGGQIRAVHHVEKILVDDNGKAVGVRLRDGREWKARLAVVSNSDPYTTLVDMVGEDYLPRTFYERVKDIQLDEFSYFQVHLALKAPVRYALHEANDPAVGQAMNVNIGPEKPADIEAMWQEIRAGEFPAHACLHAICPTAFDSLQAPTGKHAASVYLPVPFQLKGKKPEDWVKLKNGFMESVLKIWRRYATNLTDENITMKVAMEPFYMAGRWPSMRRGSVWGARKVPEQMGAMRPIEQISDYRTPIKGLYQVGVSMHPADAVIAGSGYNCWKVMRQDLGL
- the nthA gene encoding nitrile hydratase subunit alpha; translation: METHDHDHNEGSTLTEMDLRVRALETILVEKGYIETAALDRIVELYETKIGPHIGAQVVAKAWVDDGFRKALLEDASKAAATIAEQVGRVGEHLVAVENTPQQHNIIVCTLCSCYPTDVLGLPPAWYKSFPYRSRVVKDPRGVLADFGVTLPAQTEIRVWDSTAETRYMVVPMRPAGTEGWSEERLAKLVTRDSMIGARLAKNPSEVK